The sequence tgcagctcaaccatacgctggagcatatcagtttgatgctccagcagacggagcattgactcttgccgtctgtctgcaagctgatgccacctatcatcttcagcccgccacttgctcttttcatcccgccattcagcccgccacctctcctcttgttcatattgtgcttttctcatgtctgacattgactgcctccacgcattctgctgtgctctatcagcgtgggaggacatctggagctccgtgaacatatcatcccgcgtcctccgttttctctttctaatgttcactagcctctgcgaaggagaaacatttgcagctggtggaggagaagggagaggtggttaaaaaaagacacattttagagaacaatgagtacactctttcgttacaaggtcgcatttttcctctgcctgccggtttggtatgagagatcactcacgcagtgccccaggcaacatatttcggcttgcaggcagccatggtaagccacagtcttttggcttttttaaccttcttaacatgcgggaaaggtttcaaacagcagcgcatttcccatatcaaggatgaattgggttggccatttaaaatgggttttcaatgtaaaaggaggggctgcggtttccgggttaacatgcggcacaaacccaagtaaaccaccccccaacacacacacccgattctctgggatgatcacttcacccctccccccaccgcgtggttaacagcggggaacatttctgttcagaagagcaggaacgggcacctctgaatgtccccttaacaaaatcaccccatttcaaccaggtgaccgtgaatgatatcactctcctgaggataacaaagagagataaggaatggatattgtctgcatgccagcaaacaccgggaccatatgctgccatgctttgttatgcaatgattccagactacgtgctactggcctggcgtggtaaaatgtcctaccatggcggacgggataaggcagccctccccagaaaccttttgcaaaggctttgggagtacatgaaggagagctttctggagatgtccctggaggatttccgctccatccccatacacgttaacagacttttccagtagatgtactggccgcgattgccagggcaaattaatcattaatcattaaacatgcttgcttttaaaccatgtgtaatatttacaaaggtacactcaccagaggtctcctgtgtgccctgagggtcttgggtgagttcgggggttactggttccaggtccagggtgacaaacatatcctggctgttggggaaaccggtttctccgcttccttgctgctgtgagctacctacagtacctccatcctcatcttcctcattccccgaaccgtcttccctgtgtgtttctccattgatggagtcatagcacacggttggggtagtggtggctgcacaccctagaatggcatgcagctccgcgtagaagcggcaagtttgcggctctgccccggaccttccatttgcttctctggctttgtggtaggcttgccgtagctccttaactttcacgcggcactgctgtgtgtccctgttatggccccggtccttcatggccttggagaccttttctaatactttgccatttcttttactgctacggagttcagctagcactgattcatctccccatatggtgagcagatcccgtacctcccgttcggtccatgctggagctcttttgcgatcctgggactccatcacggttacctgtgctgatgagttctgcgtggtcacctgtgctctccacgctgggcaaacaggaaatgaaattcaaacattcgcgggtcttttcctgtctacctggtcagtgcatctgagttgagagtgctgtccagagcggtcacaatgaagcactgtgggatagctcccggaggccaataacgtcgaattccgtccacactaccccaattccgacccgcaaaggctgattttatcgctaatcccctcgtcgaaggtggtgtaaagaaaccggtttaaagggccctttaagtcgaaagaaagggcttcgttgtgtggacgtgtccaggcttaattcgatttaacgctgctaaagtcgacctaaacccatagtgtagaccaggcctaaggtgccacaagtactcctgttctttttgcggatacagactaacacggctgctactttgaaaacAACACTGTGACCCCAGGAGAAAGAGCTTTAATCACACCACTATGTGCCAGATTTTCCAAGGAACTCAGCACCCACCACTGGGGCTGGATGTTCAAGGGGACTGAAAGTCCCATTTACCCagggtgctgagctcttctgaaaatccgaCCATAGAAGTCACAAGCTACTGCATGCTGAGCACTTTAGAAAGCCTGGCCCGATGTGAAAGGACACCTGTGAAAGGAGCCCACTTGTAACTTACCCCAGTTTCTGCAGTTTGAGTGTTTCAGTCCTTCACACAACTGTTTCACACCTGAATTGTCCATTGTTTTTTCTCCCAGGATCAGCTCTGTCAGCGTCTGGTTGGTGCTGAGAGCAGAGGCAAGATCCCCACAACAAGCAGCTGTGAAATGGCAACCACTCAGTCTGCAGGAGCCAGAGATATACAAAGATTTG is a genomic window of Malaclemys terrapin pileata isolate rMalTer1 chromosome 4, rMalTer1.hap1, whole genome shotgun sequence containing:
- the LOC128836104 gene encoding uncharacterized protein LOC128836104, which produces MESQDRKRAPAWTEREVRDLLTIWGDESVLAELRSSKRNGKVLEKVSKAMKDRGHNRDTQQCRVKVKELRQAYHKAREANGRSGAEPQTCRFYAELHAILGCAATTTPTVCYDSINGETHREDGSGNEEDEDGGTVGSSQQQGSGETGFPNSQDMFVTLDLEPVTPELTQDPQGTQETSAANVSPSQRLVNIRKRKRRTRDDMFTELQMSSHADRAQQNAWRQSMSDMRKAQYEQEERWRAEWRDEKSKWRAEDDRWHQLADRRQESMLRLLEHQTDMLQRMVELQERQQEQRPPLQPLFNQQPSSPSSIASSPRRPITRWGGLRPPSHSTPDDRPSIRRLAFNKSYSFKMQGVLFHPSSPTHPGYLGMYQLDNRKSYLIPMVPKIQDLTYTLQ